The Gemella haemolysans genome includes a region encoding these proteins:
- a CDS encoding ISL3 family transposase produces MSNFITNLLLIKDQNITMDDKLDLINVDGQDTFVFHGTLSYNPKCCTNCGCIKEGNNIVKNGFTDPLKVALLKISECPTYLRLKKQRFKCKECNSKFCAETLFVQKHCSISKNLIFHIMKNLSKTISFKDIAELSNVSVSTVVRVMKSCREAVEIKTHSNLPEHLCFDEIKSTKDSKNGMSFVFLDAKTHDFIDIVDGRTQHILKQYFMRYPRKVRKKVKTICIDIYPPYMNMIREMFPNAKIIIDRFHMVQNINRELNKARIKLMNQYKNKKSSTYTILKNFWKVILEDRDKVNSTKTFYSRSFKRYVTRKEVLDYILAIDDEFTPSYERVHEIREAIKAKDSVELEKYIDMDTRGLSKGVSKAINTMKKHKEYMLNAVKYKYSNGPLEGFNNKIKLLKRVSYGYSSFSNFRLRILIMSRLFVSEYKNNVKLKENKKKSKQQNAA; encoded by the coding sequence ATGTCTAATTTTATCACAAATTTACTATTAATAAAAGACCAAAATATAACTATGGATGATAAACTTGATTTAATTAATGTAGACGGTCAAGATACATTCGTATTTCATGGGACTTTATCATACAATCCAAAGTGTTGTACAAACTGTGGTTGTATAAAAGAAGGAAATAATATAGTTAAAAATGGATTCACAGATCCATTAAAAGTAGCTTTATTAAAGATATCAGAATGCCCTACATATCTACGATTAAAGAAACAACGCTTTAAATGTAAAGAATGTAATTCTAAGTTTTGTGCTGAAACATTATTTGTACAAAAACACTGCAGTATATCTAAAAATCTTATATTTCACATTATGAAGAATCTTTCTAAGACAATATCATTTAAAGATATAGCTGAATTAAGTAATGTATCAGTATCTACAGTAGTAAGAGTAATGAAATCATGTAGAGAAGCCGTAGAAATTAAGACTCATTCAAACCTACCAGAACACCTATGTTTTGATGAGATAAAGTCAACTAAAGACAGTAAAAATGGAATGAGCTTCGTATTCTTAGATGCTAAAACACATGATTTTATAGATATTGTAGATGGAAGAACTCAACATATATTAAAACAGTACTTTATGAGATATCCAAGGAAAGTAAGAAAGAAAGTAAAAACAATCTGTATAGATATTTACCCTCCTTATATGAATATGATTAGAGAGATGTTTCCTAACGCTAAAATAATTATAGATAGATTCCATATGGTACAAAATATTAATAGAGAATTAAATAAAGCTAGAATAAAACTAATGAACCAATATAAGAATAAAAAAAGTTCTACTTACACTATTTTAAAGAACTTCTGGAAAGTAATATTAGAAGATAGAGATAAAGTAAATTCAACAAAAACATTCTATTCTAGAAGCTTTAAACGCTATGTAACTAGAAAAGAAGTATTAGATTATATATTAGCTATAGATGATGAATTTACACCTAGCTATGAGAGAGTGCATGAGATAAGAGAAGCTATTAAGGCTAAAGATTCTGTAGAATTAGAGAAGTATATAGATATGGATACTAGAGGATTATCTAAAGGTGTATCTAAAGCTATAAATACTATGAAAAAGCACAAAGAGTATATGCTTAATGCTGTTAAATATAAGTATTCTAATGGTCCATTAGAAGGATTTAATAATAAAATAAAACTACTAAAGAGAGTATCTTATGGATATTCTAGCTTTAGTAATTTCAGATTACGCATTTTAATTATGTCTAGATTATTTGTTTCTGAGTATAAAAATAATGTCAAACTTAAAGAAAACAAGAAAAAATCTAAGCAGCAAAATGCTGCCTAG
- a CDS encoding TrmH family RNA methyltransferase produces the protein MITSVSNKKIKDIQKLKENKNIKKYGKYLIEGKHLVEEAMQANVVEEIFISESFDEYKLIEAFQGEITKVADSVMRHLSDTITTQGIIAVCNIEEKKLDIKKYKKVLILDRVQDPGNLGTIIRTADAFAFDCIILGKGTTSLYGQKVIRSTQGSNFHIDCFDNVDLVDLLEHMKDFSIFATSLKADKYIEQLDNIVGNVAVIFGNEGSGVSEEILDKVNNLLKISMPGKAESLNVSIAAGIVMHYISTNLK, from the coding sequence ATGATAACATCAGTTAGTAATAAGAAAATTAAAGATATACAAAAATTAAAAGAGAATAAAAATATAAAAAAATATGGAAAATATTTGATAGAAGGAAAACATTTAGTAGAAGAAGCTATGCAAGCGAATGTAGTTGAAGAAATTTTTATTTCTGAGAGCTTTGATGAGTATAAATTAATTGAAGCTTTTCAAGGAGAAATTACTAAAGTTGCCGATAGTGTAATGAGACATTTATCTGATACTATAACTACACAAGGAATTATAGCGGTATGTAATATAGAAGAAAAGAAACTAGATATTAAAAAATATAAGAAAGTTCTTATTCTAGATAGGGTTCAAGATCCTGGAAATCTAGGTACAATTATTAGAACTGCTGATGCATTTGCTTTTGATTGTATTATTTTAGGTAAGGGTACAACTAGCTTATATGGACAAAAAGTTATTAGAAGTACACAAGGTAGTAACTTCCATATAGATTGTTTTGATAATGTGGATTTAGTAGATTTACTGGAACATATGAAAGATTTTAGTATTTTCGCAACAAGTTTAAAAGCAGATAAATATATAGAACAGTTAGATAATATTGTAGGAAATGTTGCTGTTATATTCGGAAATGAGGGTTCTGGAGTAAGTGAAGAAATTTTAGATAAAGTAAATAACTTGCTTAAAATATCGATGCCAGGTAAAGCAGAAAGTTTGAATGTTTCTATTGCTGCTGGAATTGTGATGCATTATATTTCTACTAATTTAAAATAA
- a CDS encoding cell division protein SepF, translating to MMKKFNNLFVNEDDFEDEVVEREEVRQEQPKPRVVKKENPVQSKQNLQSQPSGRTNNVILTEPLVFADSKDIVDDIKRNKVVIINLSKLDVETSDRLLDFISGGIYALGARLKTIGEDIYLCVPNGVEVSGDFYEGEY from the coding sequence ATGATGAAAAAATTTAATAATTTATTCGTTAATGAAGATGATTTTGAAGATGAAGTAGTAGAAAGAGAAGAAGTAAGACAAGAACAACCGAAACCAAGAGTTGTAAAAAAGGAGAATCCAGTGCAAAGTAAACAAAATTTACAAAGTCAACCATCAGGAAGAACAAATAATGTAATCTTAACAGAACCATTAGTTTTTGCTGATAGTAAAGATATAGTTGACGATATTAAACGTAATAAAGTAGTAATTATTAATCTAAGTAAATTAGATGTTGAAACTTCAGATAGATTGTTAGACTTTATTTCAGGTGGAATTTATGCTCTTGGAGCAAGATTAAAAACTATAGGTGAAGATATTTACCTATGTGTTCCTAATGGAGTTGAAGTGTCAGGAGACTTTTACGAAGGAGAGTATTAA
- a CDS encoding DUF1146 family protein, whose amino-acid sequence MSIFKLSVLFFMILLANFSMLRIDFGKFFKKNSTREIKVFVSLVALALGYIAYMTIITIYELSLTIVK is encoded by the coding sequence ATGAGTATTTTCAAATTATCAGTTTTGTTTTTTATGATATTATTAGCGAATTTCTCTATGTTAAGAATTGATTTTGGAAAATTTTTCAAAAAAAACAGTACTAGGGAAATTAAAGTTTTTGTAAGTCTAGTTGCTCTTGCATTAGGGTATATTGCTTATATGACTATTATTACAATTTATGAATTATCTTTAACTATAGTTAAGTAA
- a CDS encoding rhodanese-like domain-containing protein, with product MSSFLLSTIVIVVVLGAVGLFNYFRLKGAVTKLPYEEFRKNLRKVQLIDVREKEDFKYAHINGARNMPSSQFNFLYTSLRKDQPIYLCDKNGTLAPRAALTLKKHGYTNVYMLKNGLQDWKENLKTKK from the coding sequence ATGTCATCATTCTTACTATCAACAATAGTTATAGTGGTCGTTTTAGGTGCAGTTGGACTTTTTAATTACTTCAGATTAAAAGGTGCTGTAACAAAACTTCCTTATGAAGAATTCAGAAAAAATCTAAGAAAAGTTCAATTAATTGATGTTAGAGAAAAAGAAGATTTCAAATACGCTCACATTAACGGTGCTCGTAACATGCCATCTTCTCAATTTAATTTCCTTTATACATCTTTAAGAAAAGACCAACCTATTTATCTTTGTGATAAAAACGGAACATTAGCTCCTCGTGCTGCCCTAACTCTTAAAAAGCACGGATATACAAATGTATATATGCTAAAAAACGGTCTACAAGATTGGAAAGAAAACCTAAAAACTAAAAAATAA
- the rpoD gene encoding RNA polymerase sigma factor RpoD, whose translation MAKKAKDFETIKKELLEKGKKQGELTQEEIVDALSKLDISSEAMDDFYEELNSEDIILINANHVEEEEEELDLEDLSVPAGIRTNDPVRMYLKEIGKVPLLSKEKELELSKIIETGTEAEKEQAKKDLAEANLRLVVSIAKRYVGRGMLFLDLIQEGNMGLIKAVEKFDYSKGFKFSTYATWWIRQAITRAIADQARTIRIPVHMVETINRLIRIQRQLLQDLGREPKPEEIAKKMNMTPEKVREILKIAQEPVSLETPIGEEDDSHLGDFIEDKDAQSPVEHAANELLKEQLEEILETLTDREENVLKLRFGLKDGKTHTLEEVGSAFGVTRERIRQIEAKAIRKLKHPSKLNKLKGFME comes from the coding sequence ATGGCTAAGAAAGCAAAAGATTTTGAAACAATAAAAAAAGAATTGTTAGAAAAAGGTAAAAAACAGGGTGAATTAACTCAAGAAGAGATTGTAGATGCATTGTCAAAATTAGACATTTCTTCAGAAGCGATGGATGATTTTTATGAAGAGTTAAATAGTGAAGATATTATTTTAATTAATGCAAATCATGTAGAAGAAGAGGAAGAGGAACTAGATTTAGAAGATTTATCAGTTCCAGCTGGAATCAGAACAAATGACCCTGTAAGAATGTACCTAAAAGAAATTGGTAAAGTTCCTTTATTATCAAAAGAAAAAGAATTAGAACTTTCAAAAATTATTGAAACAGGAACAGAAGCGGAAAAAGAACAAGCTAAAAAAGATTTAGCTGAAGCTAACTTACGTCTTGTAGTAAGTATTGCAAAACGTTATGTAGGACGTGGAATGTTATTCCTAGACTTAATCCAAGAAGGAAACATGGGATTAATTAAAGCTGTTGAAAAATTTGATTACTCAAAAGGATTCAAATTCTCAACATATGCAACATGGTGGATTCGTCAAGCGATTACTCGTGCTATTGCCGACCAAGCTAGAACAATTCGTATCCCTGTTCACATGGTTGAAACAATTAACCGTCTGATTCGTATTCAAAGACAATTACTTCAAGATTTAGGGCGTGAACCTAAACCAGAAGAAATCGCTAAAAAAATGAATATGACTCCAGAAAAAGTACGTGAGATACTAAAAATAGCTCAAGAACCTGTATCATTAGAAACACCGATTGGTGAAGAAGATGATTCACATTTAGGAGATTTTATCGAGGATAAAGATGCACAATCTCCAGTAGAGCATGCGGCTAACGAATTATTAAAAGAACAACTAGAAGAGATTTTAGAAACTCTTACTGATCGTGAAGAAAATGTATTAAAACTACGTTTCGGTCTAAAAGATGGTAAGACTCACACACTTGAAGAGGTTGGTAGTGCGTTTGGAGTAACACGTGAACGTATCCGTCAAATTGAAGCGAAAGCTATTAGAAAATTAAAACACCCATCTAAGCTTAACAAACTAAAAGGGTTTATGGAGTAA
- a CDS encoding phosphate/phosphite/phosphonate ABC transporter substrate-binding protein, which translates to MKKILLTIFSFLLVFSLIGCSQKSSTKEEKVLKLGVVPSSNSEKLVDDLSPFAKALGDKLGMKVEVFTASSYIGVIEGIGSGSVDFGLVPPFSAVLSNKQSNTKNLLVGRSTSGKPGYFAEVFVRKDSNIKSLADLKGKKIAFVDPSSASGYIYAGAMLKDAGIDLDKDIQYQFSGGHDKSLQLLLNKDVDAVASYENVIRKYTKEFPTLKEDVIPIAKSELIPGVTVVASNNLDEETQKKIKQALLDIQNDKETIQILTNLFSITGFEEPNNDAYKAIVRISEKMNIDLNKVK; encoded by the coding sequence ATGAAAAAAATATTATTAACTATTTTTTCTTTCTTATTGGTATTTTCTTTAATTGGTTGTTCTCAAAAGAGTTCAACTAAAGAAGAAAAAGTGTTAAAACTTGGTGTAGTACCTAGCAGCAATAGTGAAAAACTGGTAGATGATTTATCACCATTTGCGAAAGCTCTAGGAGATAAACTAGGGATGAAAGTTGAGGTATTCACTGCTAGTAGTTATATTGGGGTTATAGAAGGTATAGGAAGTGGAAGTGTTGATTTTGGATTAGTACCACCATTTTCTGCGGTGCTTTCTAATAAACAAAGTAATACAAAAAACTTATTAGTAGGAAGAAGTACTAGTGGAAAACCTGGTTATTTTGCAGAAGTATTTGTTAGAAAAGATTCTAACATAAAAAGCTTAGCTGATTTGAAAGGGAAAAAAATTGCTTTTGTTGATCCTTCATCTGCATCAGGTTACATTTATGCTGGTGCAATGTTGAAAGATGCTGGAATTGATTTAGATAAAGACATACAGTATCAATTTAGTGGAGGTCATGATAAAAGCTTACAATTATTACTAAATAAAGATGTAGATGCAGTAGCTAGCTATGAAAATGTAATTAGAAAATATACAAAAGAATTTCCTACACTAAAAGAAGATGTTATACCGATTGCAAAAAGTGAGCTAATACCAGGAGTAACAGTAGTAGCATCTAATAACTTAGATGAAGAAACACAGAAAAAAATAAAACAGGCATTATTAGATATTCAAAATGATAAAGAAACAATTCAGATTTTAACAAATCTATTCAGTATTACTGGTTTTGAAGAACCAAATAATGACGCATATAAAGCAATAGTGAGAATCTCTGAAAAAATGAATATTGATTTGAATAAAGTAAAATAA
- a CDS encoding AI-2E family transporter produces MDKELEKNNKESRLEKSREDKLLAFIGGKFIIYILLIVILLGIAIYLYTEISYIFTPINTIISSIITPIIVAYVFYYMLNPLVNFFSKKISRFSASLLAILVGIITILIVIIGVVPIIVEQTQNLITAMPRYIEIVKGYLEEYSDNAYVQVVVEYVNTNLNASKISARLITIVTSVAQGIVSSISSTASVLVTMPFVLFFLLKDASKFNKFVISLLPKKLEKPVAETIDEIDEKVGSYIQGQMLVSLCIGVMLFIGYNVIGLHYAFSLATIAAFLSIVPYLGPVIAITPAMLVAASTSWVMVVKMLVVWGVVQFLEGNIISPNIMGRSMNMHPLTVIFVILIGVNISGVVGAILGIPVYSILKVLISKLLISLKDRYDKFYG; encoded by the coding sequence ATGGATAAAGAATTAGAAAAAAATAATAAAGAATCAAGATTAGAAAAATCTCGAGAAGATAAGTTGTTAGCGTTTATTGGAGGTAAATTCATAATATATATACTATTAATAGTTATTTTATTAGGAATCGCTATTTATTTATATACAGAAATTTCATATATATTTACTCCAATTAATACTATAATTTCTAGTATAATTACTCCGATAATTGTAGCATATGTGTTTTATTACATGTTAAATCCACTTGTGAATTTCTTTTCTAAGAAAATTTCAAGATTTTCTGCGAGTCTACTTGCGATTTTAGTTGGTATAATTACGATACTAATTGTTATTATTGGAGTAGTACCTATAATTGTTGAACAAACACAAAACTTGATTACCGCAATGCCTAGATATATTGAAATCGTAAAAGGATATTTAGAAGAATATTCTGATAATGCTTATGTCCAAGTAGTTGTAGAGTATGTTAATACGAACTTAAATGCTTCAAAAATTAGTGCAAGATTGATTACGATTGTAACATCGGTTGCTCAGGGGATAGTTTCATCTATTTCTTCAACTGCTTCGGTGTTGGTAACTATGCCATTTGTTCTATTTTTCTTATTAAAAGATGCATCTAAATTCAATAAGTTTGTAATAAGTCTATTACCTAAAAAATTAGAAAAACCAGTTGCAGAAACAATTGATGAAATTGATGAAAAAGTTGGATCTTATATTCAAGGACAAATGTTAGTGTCATTATGCATAGGAGTAATGTTATTTATAGGGTATAATGTAATAGGGTTACACTACGCATTTTCACTAGCTACTATTGCTGCATTTTTAAGTATAGTTCCTTATTTAGGACCTGTTATCGCTATTACACCTGCCATGTTAGTTGCGGCATCAACAAGTTGGGTTATGGTAGTTAAAATGTTGGTAGTTTGGGGAGTTGTACAGTTTTTAGAAGGAAATATAATTTCTCCTAACATAATGGGACGAAGCATGAATATGCATCCTTTAACGGTTATTTTTGTAATCTTGATAGGGGTGAATATTTCGGGTGTGGTTGGGGCCATCCTAGGAATACCTGTTTATTCAATTTTAAAAGTTTTAATTTCTAAACTTTTAATTTCTCTAAAAGATAGATACGATAAATTTTATGGATAA
- a CDS encoding peptide MFS transporter — protein sequence MEKKEKMKHPKGLHLVNLTTVIQNFYAYGIIGFMILFFTTGTSEGGLGLEKGFAVTLYGYYAAAGYMMALIGGWLADKYLGLQKSIILGTLFSCIGYIALYFSTSELWTVISSLILLLVAAGIGKGNISAIVGALYERDQVTMKDAAYSVFYMAINIGSLFGPIVFGLITDSWFANVANDGKIVSYGYRVGFLAAAALAFLQFAVFAFFAPTWLKDKGKYPTASKTAKKSVNHPLTKIDMDRMKAMAVMFVFSTLFWAAWFQTQTSFAILTQKAVDRNIFGWTVPTPWLVSFNGLLCAVLAPVFGAFWIKLSKTKRGDLDTGTKMGLGMIISGLAFVVMVLGLNTINGDIESGMKINIMYVLLTYVLLTVGELFLSPIGMAMFNKLAPAKYASLAMGIWYLTFSLANIISGYLAKLTVQLNYTQVFTYIGGVVIVLGVILVLLKGYLNKYMHIDKLEEEAKAIADAEEKEAEVA from the coding sequence ATGGAAAAAAAAGAAAAAATGAAACATCCCAAAGGTCTTCATTTAGTAAATTTAACAACTGTTATACAAAACTTTTATGCTTATGGTATCATCGGGTTCATGATTCTGTTCTTCACAACAGGGACTTCGGAAGGTGGATTAGGTCTTGAAAAAGGATTTGCGGTAACTTTATACGGTTACTATGCCGCTGCAGGATATATGATGGCTCTTATTGGTGGTTGGTTAGCCGATAAATATCTAGGTCTTCAAAAATCTATCATCTTAGGGACATTGTTTAGTTGTATAGGTTATATTGCATTATACTTTTCAACTAGTGAATTATGGACAGTAATTTCAAGTTTAATTCTTTTATTAGTTGCAGCGGGTATTGGTAAAGGGAATATCAGTGCTATAGTTGGTGCTCTTTATGAGCGTGACCAAGTTACAATGAAAGATGCAGCATATAGTGTCTTCTATATGGCGATTAACATTGGTAGTTTATTTGGACCAATAGTATTTGGATTAATTACAGATAGCTGGTTTGCAAATGTTGCTAATGACGGAAAAATTGTTTCTTATGGATATCGTGTTGGATTCTTAGCTGCTGCTGCTCTAGCATTCTTACAATTTGCAGTATTCGCATTCTTTGCACCTACTTGGTTAAAAGATAAAGGTAAATATCCAACAGCAAGTAAAACTGCTAAAAAATCAGTTAACCATCCATTAACAAAAATTGATATGGATAGAATGAAAGCTATGGCAGTAATGTTTGTATTCTCAACTTTATTCTGGGCAGCTTGGTTCCAAACTCAAACTTCATTTGCAATTTTAACTCAAAAAGCTGTAGATAGAAATATTTTTGGTTGGACAGTACCAACACCATGGTTAGTATCATTTAATGGTCTGTTATGTGCAGTATTAGCACCAGTATTTGGAGCATTTTGGATCAAATTGAGTAAAACTAAACGTGGAGATTTAGATACTGGTACAAAAATGGGGCTAGGAATGATTATTTCAGGATTAGCTTTCGTCGTAATGGTATTAGGTCTAAATACAATCAATGGTGATATAGAAAGTGGAATGAAAATTAACATCATGTATGTTCTTTTAACATATGTATTATTAACAGTTGGGGAACTATTCTTATCTCCAATCGGAATGGCAATGTTCAATAAACTTGCTCCAGCAAAATATGCATCATTAGCAATGGGTATCTGGTATCTAACATTCTCATTAGCAAATATTATTTCTGGATACTTAGCTAAATTAACAGTTCAATTAAACTATACTCAAGTATTTACTTATATTGGAGGAGTAGTTATTGTTCTAGGTGTAATATTAGTTCTTCTTAAAGGATACTTAAATAAATATATGCATATTGATAAATTAGAAGAAGAAGCAAAAGCTATCGCTGATGCTGAAGAAAAAGAAGCTGAAGTAGCTTAA
- a CDS encoding TM2 domain-containing protein, translated as MTKYYYDPNMNRGYIPGRYVNKVVYLLIIFFLGHFGIQYFYVGKNFKGILCLLFCWTFIPSIIAVFSFIITLFRPTNEHGDIFIHY; from the coding sequence ATGACTAAATATTACTATGATCCTAATATGAACCGTGGATACATCCCAGGAAGATATGTTAATAAAGTTGTATATCTTCTAATTATATTTTTCTTAGGACATTTTGGAATTCAATATTTTTATGTTGGTAAAAATTTTAAAGGAATACTATGCCTATTATTTTGTTGGACATTCATCCCATCGATAATAGCTGTTTTTTCTTTTATAATTACACTGTTTAGACCAACTAATGAACACGGTGATATTTTTATCCATTATTAA
- a CDS encoding RNA-binding protein codes for MKKLNFLQQASVEQKEVAEKLLQSISFVENRNTVTKFLTNFEQIVLEQIVAYNYSDFKIEFFGGYNDAEKKKAKIISNEYYDVDYDIVCLKAKYNNKFNKIEHRNILGAIHNLGININRFGDIVVLENEVYIFVDEEIADYITMEFTKAGRVNLNFERVELADVAIEKKYEDFEIVSSSFRLDSIAAKITNKSRSKVKEFLDQDFIKLNHVIVRNGEKNCTIQDIISIRKYGRFVVKEYKQNKKSLKYRITISKLI; via the coding sequence ATGAAAAAATTAAATTTTTTACAGCAAGCGTCAGTAGAACAAAAAGAAGTAGCCGAAAAACTTTTGCAGAGTATAAGTTTTGTGGAAAATAGAAATACTGTTACAAAGTTTCTAACTAATTTCGAACAGATAGTTTTAGAACAAATAGTTGCATATAATTATAGTGATTTTAAAATAGAGTTTTTTGGTGGATATAATGATGCTGAGAAAAAGAAAGCAAAGATTATTTCAAATGAATATTATGATGTAGATTATGATATTGTCTGCTTGAAAGCTAAATATAATAATAAATTTAACAAAATCGAGCATAGAAATATTTTAGGAGCAATTCACAACTTAGGTATTAATATAAATAGATTTGGGGATATTGTTGTTCTTGAGAATGAAGTTTATATTTTTGTTGATGAAGAAATTGCCGACTATATAACGATGGAATTCACGAAAGCTGGTAGAGTAAATTTAAATTTCGAGAGAGTTGAGTTAGCTGATGTTGCTATAGAAAAAAAATATGAAGATTTTGAAATAGTAAGTTCTTCATTTAGATTAGATTCAATAGCAGCAAAAATTACTAATAAGTCTCGAAGTAAGGTGAAAGAGTTCTTAGATCAAGATTTTATAAAGTTAAACCATGTAATCGTTAGAAATGGTGAAAAAAATTGTACAATTCAAGATATTATTTCTATTAGGAAGTACGGAAGATTCGTAGTCAAAGAATACAAACAAAATAAGAAGAGTTTGAAATATAGAATTACAATATCAAAATTAATTTAA
- a CDS encoding YggT family protein gives MLNITEYFWVYKFIIYLFNFYEYSMLAYILTSWVPQIKNNFIVEFLESICEPYLKLFRKFIPPIGMLDISPVVALIVLSVIQNLIIALLFKTV, from the coding sequence TTGCTAAATATAACAGAATATTTTTGGGTGTATAAATTCATAATTTATTTATTTAATTTTTATGAATACAGTATGCTAGCGTATATTTTAACATCATGGGTACCGCAAATCAAAAATAATTTTATAGTAGAATTTCTAGAATCTATTTGTGAACCGTATTTAAAACTTTTTAGAAAGTTCATACCACCTATTGGAATGTTGGATATTTCACCTGTCGTAGCGCTTATTGTATTAAGTGTAATACAAAACCTTATAATAGCATTGTTGTTTAAAACAGTATAG
- the corA gene encoding magnesium/cobalt transporter CorA, producing the protein MLKTMAVDKKGNILTDISLERLKDQDIAWFWVDFDTPTRSEINLLTTFFKFHELLIEDCLTLLQRPKIEISRQQIFLVSHVLKNIDDDYETLNMFVGKNYIVTFHLSHIRYVNKIVPKILQRGAEYSPLHVMHMLVSEIVEGYIPIISKIENRLDEIEESDFYKSGSKIMDEVFELRGDLLKLRRGLRPMREVLHRFLVSRRVEMTDNDRKYFHDIYDDLVQQTEIIEANRELASDIRENFMTYNSLKSNNIMMTLTVISTIFLPLTFIVGLYGMNFKNMPELEWQYGYFLVVAIMFGIAFGMLWVFKKKGWLDMFK; encoded by the coding sequence ATGTTAAAAACTATGGCAGTAGATAAAAAAGGAAACATTCTTACTGATATTAGTTTAGAAAGACTAAAAGATCAAGATATAGCGTGGTTTTGGGTTGATTTTGATACGCCAACACGTAGTGAAATTAATCTATTAACAACATTCTTTAAGTTTCACGAACTTTTAATAGAAGACTGTTTAACACTTTTACAAAGACCAAAAATTGAAATTTCAAGACAACAAATATTCTTAGTGTCTCATGTTTTAAAAAATATAGATGATGATTATGAAACACTTAACATGTTCGTTGGGAAAAATTATATCGTAACGTTCCACCTCTCACATATACGTTATGTTAATAAAATAGTACCAAAAATTCTTCAACGTGGCGCAGAATATTCGCCATTACATGTAATGCATATGCTGGTTTCAGAAATAGTTGAAGGATATATTCCGATTATCTCGAAAATCGAGAATCGTTTGGATGAAATTGAAGAATCTGATTTTTATAAATCTGGAAGTAAGATTATGGATGAGGTTTTTGAATTAAGAGGAGACTTATTAAAACTTCGTCGTGGATTAAGACCTATGCGAGAAGTACTACATAGATTTTTAGTTTCTCGTCGTGTCGAAATGACTGATAATGACAGAAAATATTTCCACGATATATATGATGACCTTGTTCAACAAACGGAGATTATAGAAGCAAATCGTGAGTTAGCTAGTGATATCCGTGAAAACTTCATGACTTATAACTCATTGAAATCAAACAATATTATGATGACCCTAACGGTTATATCTACGATTTTCCTTCCTTTAACCTTCATAGTAGGGTTGTACGGTATGAATTTTAAAAACATGCCTGAGCTAGAATGGCAATATGGATACTTTTTAGTGGTTGCTATAATGTTTGGTATAGCATTTGGAATGCTTTGGGTATTTAAGAAAAAAGGTTGGCTTGATATGTTTAAATAA